One window from the genome of Cryobacterium sp. GrIS_2_6 encodes:
- a CDS encoding sugar ABC transporter permease, producing the protein MSASTARFTDAPGDTRTARRLAGRPGPRTRTGPRPAKPRVQHKRAILIFVLPFGALFSLFYLVPIGYAIYESLLVIKREGTFGAATEVFGGLSQYVLVFQNGPFWQSVGRVLAFGAVQVPIMLGLALLFALLLDSPLVRGKKFFRLAFFVPYAVPGVIAAIMWGYLYSPNLSPFSAVTQNINFLSADLVLWAIANVVTWVYVGYNMLIIYSALLAIPTELYEAARLDGAGQLRIAWSVKIPLIMPAIVLTAIFSIIGTLQLLAEPQVFRSFSSAVTSTFTPNLTVYTTSSIPNVNLAAAFSVVLALATFVLSFTFLKFTQRKEAQ; encoded by the coding sequence ATGAGTGCTTCCACCGCCCGATTCACGGATGCCCCGGGGGACACCCGCACGGCCCGCCGGCTCGCCGGTCGGCCCGGCCCCCGGACCCGCACCGGCCCTCGCCCGGCGAAGCCGCGGGTGCAGCACAAGCGCGCGATCCTGATCTTCGTGCTCCCCTTCGGCGCCCTGTTCTCCCTGTTCTACCTGGTGCCGATCGGCTACGCGATCTACGAATCCTTGCTCGTGATCAAGCGCGAGGGCACCTTCGGCGCGGCGACCGAGGTCTTCGGCGGCCTCAGCCAGTACGTCCTGGTCTTCCAGAACGGCCCGTTCTGGCAGTCCGTCGGCCGGGTGCTCGCCTTCGGCGCCGTGCAGGTGCCGATCATGCTCGGGCTCGCGCTGCTGTTCGCGCTGCTGCTCGACTCCCCGCTCGTGCGCGGCAAAAAGTTCTTCCGCCTCGCTTTCTTCGTGCCATACGCAGTACCGGGCGTCATCGCCGCGATCATGTGGGGCTACCTCTATTCACCGAACCTGTCGCCGTTCAGCGCGGTCACCCAGAACATCAACTTCCTCTCCGCGGACCTCGTGCTCTGGGCCATCGCGAACGTCGTCACCTGGGTCTACGTCGGCTACAACATGCTGATCATCTACTCGGCGCTCCTGGCCATCCCGACCGAGCTCTACGAGGCCGCCCGTCTCGACGGTGCCGGGCAGCTGCGGATCGCCTGGTCGGTCAAGATCCCGCTGATCATGCCCGCGATCGTGCTCACCGCGATCTTCTCCATCATCGGAACCCTGCAACTCCTCGCCGAGCCGCAGGTGTTCCGGAGCTTCAGCTCCGCCGTGACGAGCACGTTCACGCCCAACCTCACCGTGTACACGACGTCGTCGATCCCCAACGTCAACCTCGCCGCCGCGTTCTCGGTGGTGCTGGCCCTGGCCACATTCGTGCTCTCGTTCACATTCCTCAAGTTCACGCAGCGGAAGGAAGCCCAGTGA